DNA sequence from the Fibrobacter succinogenes genome:
CTCAATCCAGTTCGGGCGCGCAATTTTATTTAAGTCGGGAGGAGTAGATAAAAGTTTCATGATAGCAATAATATAGTCAAGTTTTAAGATTGTGTAGTGGATGGGAATAAAAGTTACTAGTTAATAGTTAGTAGTTACTAGAAGATTTTTGTTTGAAAAAGTCTAGTAACTTCAAACTCGGAACTTTTGCGAAGCAACCTCAGCAACTCAAAACGCTTAACTGTCGCAAAGCGGCTATACGTTCCAAATTGGAATAAATTACACTGGGCTAAGTTTTGTAAAATTCAAGGGCTGTGATAAAATTCAAAATTGAGCGCGAACCCAATAACTACGCGCAAAGCCTTATTTTATCTAAGTTTACAAAGCGTCGTATGAAATTTTCTTTACTATTTTGCGCTGTTTTCTTGAAATTTTTATTGGTACTTTATGGGTGTGATAAGGGTTCGGGTTGTTTCTTACTTTTGATAAATGAATAAAAAAAGTAAGCGGTTTGAACAAAATAATATCCCTTATTTGGTGATACAGATTTTCTGACATTGTTATATACAAACGTGATAATTGCGTACCTCAAGTGCGTAGTTAAAGCGTGCGATAGTTTCGCGTAACAGTTCGATTAAAGGGCTTGCCTTAAAGTCCTGTTACGAAATGTTGCCATTCGGCAAAAGGATTGCTCCGCTCACGGAGTAGTTGGTTTGCTGATACCAAAAAACATAAACATCCAAAAATCCTGCAAAGGGAGGATAAAATCATGAAAACGACAAATAAAAAACAAGACGCGTTCATCGCATCCTTGATGCCTGATTCTGACAAGAAAATGGTGCGCATTGCAAGCTTATCGCTGATTGTCGCACTGGCTCTTGGCTTTTGGGCCACGACATATGAACGAGTAATCGACGAAGTGTTGTTTGATACACCAGATAGCATTACCGTCGCAAAAGTAACCATGGCAGATCCTGTCAAAAAAACGGATGAAAAAAAGCCTGATATAAAGAAGAATAAAACTGTTCCGCCGGATCATCGCAAAAGGCAAGGTGGTGGAGGAAAGCCGAGTGGAAAAGGAAATCCGAAAGCTGCTCTCGAACGAGGCGTGCTCAAGATCCTGACTGCTCTGAAAAATAATCCGTCCGCCGATGCTTTTGTTGCGCTGAATCAGAAAACGGCGAAGGACATTGACAAGGTTCTTTCAAAAGTGAATGGCCTTCAGACTCATGGAACAACAAAGCTTGGCGGACGTCGAGGTCCTGTAAATGCAGGATTCAACGAAGGGTCGTTTGCTGGTGGTTCCGGAGGAATTGGCGATGCGCTCGGTGGCTTAGTCGGTGGCTCAGCAGGTCCTCTTGGAACTAAGGCGATGAAAGGTCATATTAAGGCGCCAAATCCAAATGAAATTGATATGGGTGCTGGTGGCGGATCCCGCTCTGCATCTGATATCATGAAAGTTGTGCGTCAGAGAACACCTGGACTTCGTCACATTTACAATAAGCACTTGAAGAAAAATCCGGGATTCCAGGGCAAGGTCACATTGAGGTTTACGATTGCGCCGGGTGGTGAAATTATAAACATGGCTCTTGTTTCTTCTACAACGGGTTACAGCGCATTCGATAGCGATATCAAGAATGCAGTAGCTAAATGGACTTTCGGTGTAATTAAATCGGGTAATACGACAGTGACGATTCCATTTACCTTTACGGAGTAATGAAATGGCGATTGGAGTAGAATAAAGACAAATAGATTTTTAAATTTAAGTCGGCGATTTTTGTCGCCGACTTTCGGTGATTTTAATTTATGGGGTAAAGAATGAAGGATCCTCGCATTACGCAACTTGCAGAAAATTTGATTAACAATGCTATAGCGCTCAAGGCTGGCGAAAACATTTTAATCGAAACGACCGATACACCGGACGAACTTTCGACTGAACTTATCAAGGCTGTCGCTAAAGCCGGTGGCAATGCATTTGTCCATAATTACAACAGCCGTGTCCGCCGCGAAGTTATCCGCTCGGCATCCGAAGAACAGATGAAACTTTCGGCAGAACTTGCTATGGATGAAATGAAGAAGATGCAAGCATATCTCTCCATCCGCGCCATGAACAACGCAATGGAAAACTGCGACATCGACGATAAGAAAATGCTTGCATACAGGACCATCACGCAAGACGTTTTGAATTACCGCGTGAACAATACGCGTTGGTGCGTGCTCCGCTGGCCAAACCCGTCGATGGCTCAAGGCGCAAAGATGAGCACGGAAGCTTTCGAAGACTTTTACTTCAAGGCTTGCCTTGCCGATTATCCGAAAATGCAGCGCGCTGCCCAGGCGTTGGTCAATCTCATGAACAGGACAAACAAGGTGCGTCTTGTTGCGCAGGATACGGACATCACGTTCAGCATCAAGGACATTCCGGCGGTGCCGTGCTGCGGCAACATGAACATTCCCGATGGCGAAGTTTATACGGCGCCTGTGCAGGGGAGCATCGAAGGCGTTATCCATTACAACACGCCGACGCTTTACGAAGGCAAGCAGTTCAGCAACATCCGCCTCGTCTTCAAGCAGGGTAAAATTGTCGAAGCCACATGCGAAACAGGT
Encoded proteins:
- a CDS encoding AgmX/PglI C-terminal domain-containing protein → MKTTNKKQDAFIASLMPDSDKKMVRIASLSLIVALALGFWATTYERVIDEVLFDTPDSITVAKVTMADPVKKTDEKKPDIKKNKTVPPDHRKRQGGGGKPSGKGNPKAALERGVLKILTALKNNPSADAFVALNQKTAKDIDKVLSKVNGLQTHGTTKLGGRRGPVNAGFNEGSFAGGSGGIGDALGGLVGGSAGPLGTKAMKGHIKAPNPNEIDMGAGGGSRSASDIMKVVRQRTPGLRHIYNKHLKKNPGFQGKVTLRFTIAPGGEIINMALVSSTTGYSAFDSDIKNAVAKWTFGVIKSGNTTVTIPFTFTE
- a CDS encoding aminopeptidase — encoded protein: MKDPRITQLAENLINNAIALKAGENILIETTDTPDELSTELIKAVAKAGGNAFVHNYNSRVRREVIRSASEEQMKLSAELAMDEMKKMQAYLSIRAMNNAMENCDIDDKKMLAYRTITQDVLNYRVNNTRWCVLRWPNPSMAQGAKMSTEAFEDFYFKACLADYPKMQRAAQALVNLMNRTNKVRLVAQDTDITFSIKDIPAVPCCGNMNIPDGEVYTAPVQGSIEGVIHYNTPTLYEGKQFSNIRLVFKQGKIVEATCETGDNKSLNAIFDTDEGARYVGEFAIGFNPFVLSPMCDILFDEKIAGSIHFTPGMCYEDAPNGNKSAIHWDLVLIMRPEYGGGEIWFDDKLIRKDGLFVVDELKCLNPESLGG